One window of Catonella massiliensis genomic DNA carries:
- a CDS encoding YARHG domain-containing protein — MKKNLVIVLALLTCFIIYACADEINKSVKETSQYDMTTSVDKESNKTNNTKIATDKGSTKSSKKKKTKEKTKSKNKAQKNSSGTNKFSDNALINAAASYYATVNGINNVGAMIDSSSGDDITIQIYQDSGTRIDTLDWYTVNTYTGKGTDFYGNSIDIMNPPASSASNYDSGEYIFPNSDSEYLTESDLSSMSSEELRIARNEIYARYGRMFKDQALQNYFNSKSWYTPSIRPEDFNEHWLNEYEKANAKLIKSFE; from the coding sequence ATGAAAAAGAACTTAGTTATTGTACTGGCACTTTTGACTTGTTTTATTATATATGCTTGTGCTGATGAAATTAACAAATCAGTAAAGGAAACAAGTCAATATGATATGACGACTTCAGTAGATAAAGAATCAAATAAAACAAATAACACTAAAATTGCTACTGATAAGGGCTCAACTAAGAGTTCAAAGAAGAAAAAGACAAAAGAGAAAACAAAAAGTAAAAATAAAGCGCAAAAGAATTCTTCAGGAACAAATAAATTTAGTGACAATGCACTTATTAATGCAGCTGCTAGTTACTATGCAACTGTAAATGGTATAAATAATGTTGGTGCAATGATTGATAGCTCAAGTGGAGATGACATAACTATTCAAATATATCAAGATAGTGGCACGAGAATAGACACGTTAGATTGGTATACTGTTAATACGTATACCGGCAAAGGTACCGATTTTTATGGCAACAGCATAGACATTATGAATCCGCCTGCATCAAGTGCAAGTAATTATGATAGCGGTGAATATATTTTTCCAAATAGTGACAGCGAATATCTCACTGAATCTGATTTATCATCAATGAGTTCAGAAGAGCTTCGAATTGCTAGAAATGAAATATACGCTAGATATGGTCGTATGTTTAAAGACCAAGCTTTACAGAATTATTTTAATTCTAAGAGTTGGTATACACCTTCCATAAGACCGGAAGATTTTAATGAGCATTGGCTTAATGAATATGAAAAAGCAAATGCTAAACTTATAAAGAGCTTTGAATAA
- the lepB gene encoding signal peptidase I, protein MARKSYFHKKARIETTPTVKKIIKEIIVWLLLIVLTITASYFITTNIFVKTAVAGVSMEPTLMEGQVVIVNKIEYYLKSPRRNDVIVYKQSNREHSYYEIKRVIGLPGETVKIKNGIIYINDEALKEKVKTETIENAGLAEEGIKLDDNEYFVLGDNRNDSEDSRFASVGNVLKNEILGKAVATEKPFTLVDSLNLAD, encoded by the coding sequence ATGGCTAGAAAATCTTATTTTCATAAAAAGGCTCGTATCGAGACGACGCCAACAGTGAAAAAGATAATTAAAGAGATAATTGTATGGCTGTTACTTATTGTATTAACTATTACAGCTTCTTACTTTATAACAACTAATATCTTTGTAAAGACTGCAGTTGCAGGAGTTTCCATGGAGCCTACTCTTATGGAAGGTCAGGTGGTAATCGTCAACAAGATAGAGTATTACCTAAAATCTCCAAGGAGAAACGATGTAATAGTTTATAAACAAAGTAACAGAGAGCATAGTTACTATGAAATAAAGAGGGTTATAGGACTTCCCGGTGAGACAGTTAAGATTAAAAACGGAATAATATACATAAACGATGAAGCCTTAAAAGAAAAGGTAAAGACAGAGACAATCGAAAACGCAGGTCTTGCAGAAGAAGGTATAAAACTGGATGATAACGAGTATTTTGTACTTGGAGATAATAGAAATGACAGTGAAGACAGCCGATTTGCAAGTGTGGGCAATGTACTTAAAAATGAGATACTCGGAAAAGCTGTTGCAACAGAAAAGCCATTTACTCTTGTGGACAGCTTAAATTTAGCCGATTAA
- a CDS encoding Ig-like domain-containing protein, translating into MCKYQKNIVKSSVILVAIVILFFTGRSAVVYASKSSVSQQIAKLNRELKELQMNYKVESNRLKAQTKGCEVILYPKTISFNPRILSVYSLFTGNFSSSYSYFWVNNPGNLDIFGNGWVRLTGRYLSYNGITCAECNAVKVTANPEKIEKKIKQKKSEIKKLQTKLKNSATLSDVLLLTNKTKKISKQWKYSDAANKLSYKSLNSKIAIVDSNGKVTGKKVGNTVIVATDTVNGNKYKCKVTVGKPIKKLSFEYDVYDEYYDDLDDINDYIKDYSYTDEEGRIVWLYLKADTKVIAEKVKISIDNKEYADDLSEYFENNDGKLVPIYVKREGIFKVTAKTSSGLKATCDVYVYGFKVTDIKLEQPEIKVAIDTNSKEKVAFDLPIDITTDYDGGDFVGYYNYSSAGLPLISNSSDENIVEVSDTTIFPKKIGEATVTVETLDGKKVTCKVTVVDRVGNEELFKTQQKSKYDWGNNSTD; encoded by the coding sequence ATGTGTAAGTATCAAAAAAATATCGTTAAAAGTTCTGTGATTTTGGTTGCTATTGTTATTCTTTTTTTTACGGGACGGAGTGCAGTTGTTTATGCATCAAAATCGAGTGTTTCACAACAAATAGCTAAGTTAAATCGAGAATTAAAAGAATTGCAAATGAATTATAAAGTTGAATCAAATAGACTAAAAGCTCAAACCAAGGGATGTGAAGTTATTCTTTATCCGAAAACGATTTCATTCAACCCACGTATTCTAAGTGTATATAGCCTTTTTACAGGTAATTTTAGTAGCTCTTATAGTTACTTTTGGGTAAATAACCCAGGTAATCTTGATATTTTTGGCAATGGCTGGGTTAGGCTAACAGGAAGATATTTGTCGTATAATGGTATAACTTGTGCAGAGTGTAATGCTGTTAAAGTTACAGCAAACCCAGAAAAAATCGAGAAAAAGATTAAGCAAAAAAAGTCAGAAATCAAAAAATTACAAACTAAGTTGAAAAATAGTGCGACACTAAGTGATGTTCTTTTGCTGACTAATAAGACTAAAAAAATATCTAAACAGTGGAAATATTCAGATGCTGCAAATAAACTATCATATAAATCGCTTAATAGCAAAATTGCAATAGTAGATAGCAATGGCAAAGTTACCGGTAAAAAAGTTGGAAATACTGTTATCGTAGCTACAGATACTGTGAATGGAAATAAATATAAGTGCAAAGTGACTGTTGGAAAGCCAATTAAGAAGTTAAGCTTTGAATATGACGTTTACGACGAATATTATGATGATTTAGATGATATTAATGACTATATTAAAGATTATTCCTATACTGATGAGGAGGGTCGTATAGTTTGGCTGTACTTAAAGGCGGATACAAAAGTAATTGCAGAAAAAGTAAAAATATCCATAGATAATAAAGAATATGCTGATGATTTAAGCGAATATTTTGAAAATAATGATGGTAAACTAGTACCTATATATGTTAAAAGAGAAGGCATTTTTAAAGTAACAGCAAAAACATCAAGTGGATTGAAGGCAACTTGCGATGTATATGTATATGGGTTTAAGGTTACGGATATAAAATTAGAGCAACCTGAAATCAAAGTAGCTATAGATACTAATTCTAAAGAAAAAGTAGCCTTTGATTTACCAATAGATATTACTACTGATTATGATGGTGGAGATTTTGTTGGCTATTATAATTATTCAAGTGCTGGCTTGCCTTTGATATCAAACTCTTCAGATGAGAATATAGTGGAGGTTTCTGATACAACAATTTTTCCAAAGAAAATAGGAGAAGCAACAGTTACTGTAGAAACGTTGGATGGGAAAAAAGTTACTTGTAAAGTAACTGTTGTTGATAGAGTTGGTAACGAGGAGTTATTTAAAACTCAGCAAAAGAGTAAGTATGACTGGGGAAATAATTCCACCGATTAA
- a CDS encoding KH domain-containing protein, giving the protein MNELVKVIAMALVDHPDEVTVTQTEENGETILHLHVAESDMGKVIGKQGRIAKSIRTVVKAAATRDDKKVTVEIK; this is encoded by the coding sequence ATGAATGAATTAGTAAAGGTTATTGCTATGGCCCTTGTTGATCATCCTGATGAAGTCACAGTTACACAGACAGAGGAGAATGGAGAAACTATTCTTCATCTTCATGTTGCTGAAAGTGATATGGGTAAGGTTATTGGCAAGCAGGGCAGAATTGCAAAGTCTATAAGGACTGTTGTTAAGGCTGCTGCCACAAGGGATGATAAGAAAGTCACCGTTGAAATAAAATGA
- a CDS encoding helix-turn-helix domain-containing protein — translation MAERINQHNNPLVGSNIRRLRKQNKLKATEVIAKLQLKGVNVTTGIFSKVENGWNNPSVDMLIALTDILNCDFNEFFKKIEVTDIQ, via the coding sequence ATGGCAGAGAGAATAAATCAACATAACAATCCACTTGTTGGAAGTAACATAAGAAGACTCAGAAAGCAAAATAAGCTTAAAGCTACTGAAGTCATTGCTAAATTACAGCTTAAAGGTGTAAATGTAACTACCGGAATTTTTTCAAAGGTAGAAAATGGTTGGAACAACCCTTCTGTAGATATGCTTATAGCATTAACTGATATCTTAAACTGTGATTTTAATGAATTTTTCAAAAAAATAGAAGTTACAGATATACAGTAA
- the trmD gene encoding tRNA (guanosine(37)-N1)-methyltransferase TrmD produces the protein MNFHVMTLFPEMIDNIVGESILGRAINKGLISVNAVNIRDYTLDKHNKVDDYCYSGGAGMLMQVEPIYRCHSAISDKIGHKPRTIYVTPQGRTFTQKTAVELAKEDELVFLCGHYEGVDERALELVCTDFISIGDYVLTGGELPAVIMIDAISRLVPGVLNNTESAVGESFTDGLLEHPQYTRPEVYMDMKVPEILLSGHQAKIEQWKLEEALKRTKERRPELYEEYIRTHALPKKTKLPE, from the coding sequence ATGAATTTCCATGTAATGACACTTTTTCCTGAAATGATAGATAATATAGTAGGAGAAAGTATCTTAGGACGTGCCATAAACAAGGGACTCATCAGTGTAAATGCTGTAAATATCAGGGATTACACCCTTGATAAGCATAATAAGGTGGACGACTACTGCTATAGCGGCGGAGCTGGTATGCTTATGCAGGTAGAGCCTATTTACCGCTGTCATAGTGCTATTTCTGATAAAATCGGCCACAAGCCCAGAACTATCTATGTAACCCCACAGGGAAGAACCTTTACTCAGAAAACAGCGGTAGAGCTTGCGAAAGAAGATGAACTTGTATTCCTTTGCGGGCATTATGAAGGGGTGGATGAGAGAGCCTTGGAACTGGTTTGTACCGATTTTATTTCGATTGGTGACTATGTACTCACTGGAGGAGAGCTACCTGCTGTTATTATGATAGATGCTATATCAAGGCTGGTGCCGGGTGTGCTTAACAATACTGAATCTGCTGTGGGAGAATCATTTACGGACGGTTTACTTGAACACCCACAATATACTAGGCCTGAGGTGTATATGGATATGAAGGTACCGGAAATACTTCTTTCAGGCCATCAGGCAAAGATAGAACAGTGGAAACTTGAAGAGGCACTTAAAAGAACAAAAGAGCGCAGACCTGAGCTGTATGAGGAGTACATAAGAACTCATGCCCTGCCTAAGAAAACTAAGCTGCCTGAATAA
- the ylqF gene encoding ribosome biogenesis GTPase YlqF, with the protein MPDLHWYPGHMTKAVRQMKEDIKLIDIVIELVDARIPISSRNPDIDSLAAGKSRVIILNKADMADDRETENWVKHFTDEGMIAVKLNSRSGNGMKQVKDAIAKAAEAKMARDRARGILNRPVRAIVGGIPNVGKSTFINSFAGRAVTKTGNKPGVTKGKQWIKLNKQVELLDTPGILWPKFEDRKTAEHLAFIGSIKDEVIEKMELVLNLITELEENYCGLVASYYGFDNCEKTENKIDFAVKTLEEVAKKRALLKKGGETDTDKASKLILDDFKNGRLGKITLENVGE; encoded by the coding sequence ATGCCTGATTTACACTGGTATCCCGGTCATATGACAAAGGCAGTTCGTCAGATGAAGGAGGATATAAAACTAATAGATATAGTTATTGAACTTGTGGATGCACGCATACCTATAAGTTCCAGAAATCCAGATATAGACAGCCTTGCAGCAGGCAAATCAAGGGTGATTATACTGAACAAGGCTGATATGGCGGATGATAGAGAGACAGAAAACTGGGTTAAACATTTTACCGATGAAGGTATGATTGCAGTTAAGCTTAATTCAAGAAGCGGTAATGGTATGAAGCAGGTCAAAGATGCCATAGCAAAGGCAGCCGAGGCTAAGATGGCAAGAGATAGAGCCAGGGGGATACTTAACCGCCCTGTAAGAGCCATAGTTGGTGGTATTCCCAATGTTGGCAAGTCCACCTTTATCAATTCATTTGCAGGAAGAGCAGTTACAAAGACAGGAAATAAGCCTGGTGTCACAAAGGGTAAACAGTGGATAAAGCTTAATAAACAGGTTGAATTGCTTGATACTCCGGGTATACTTTGGCCAAAGTTTGAGGATAGAAAGACAGCCGAGCACCTTGCTTTTATAGGCTCTATTAAAGATGAGGTAATTGAAAAAATGGAGCTTGTCCTTAACCTTATAACAGAGCTTGAGGAGAATTATTGTGGACTTGTAGCTTCTTACTATGGATTTGATAACTGTGAAAAGACTGAAAATAAGATTGATTTTGCCGTAAAGACTCTTGAAGAAGTTGCTAAGAAAAGAGCTCTGCTTAAAAAAGGCGGCGAAACAGATACTGATAAGGCTTCTAAGCTTATTCTTGATGATTTTAAAAACGGAAGACTAGGTAAAATAACCCTCGAAAATGTAGGAGAATAG
- the rimM gene encoding ribosome maturation factor RimM (Essential for efficient processing of 16S rRNA), producing MENYFRVGVLASTHGLTGGIKVFPTTDDTERFDSLKRAFIDLSSGKGAIKGSGILEVEVDNVKYFKNTPIVTFKGIDNVDLIAKYKGMDLLVAREDALPLAEGEHYVSDVIGCKVTSDTGEEYGTVSEVMDTGANKVIVVKPNEAHSELKEFCLPHIPECVLEINTEEGFVKVHIMKGLLD from the coding sequence ATGGAAAATTATTTTAGAGTAGGAGTACTTGCAAGTACACATGGACTTACAGGTGGGATTAAGGTATTTCCAACAACTGATGATACAGAGAGGTTTGACAGCCTAAAAAGAGCCTTTATTGACCTTAGTTCAGGAAAAGGGGCTATAAAAGGTAGTGGGATTCTTGAAGTGGAAGTAGATAATGTGAAGTACTTCAAGAATACCCCTATAGTTACCTTTAAGGGTATTGATAATGTTGACCTGATAGCAAAATACAAGGGAATGGATCTTTTGGTTGCAAGAGAGGATGCGCTTCCTTTAGCTGAGGGTGAACACTATGTATCGGATGTAATAGGCTGTAAGGTGACCTCTGATACTGGTGAAGAGTATGGGACAGTATCTGAGGTCATGGATACAGGTGCCAATAAGGTGATAGTTGTAAAGCCTAATGAAGCTCATAGTGAACTTAAAGAATTCTGCCTTCCTCATATACCTGAGTGTGTACTTGAAATCAATACTGAAGAAGGCTTTGTTAAGGTACATATTATGAAAGGCTTGCTTGACTAA
- a CDS encoding ribonuclease HII, producing MKNISEIRDECARCGIHNLGEFVTNYSLDERSGVKKLVEKARKMLADYELEIMRINSMSKFERQFCEHGYICGVDEVGRGPLAGPVVAAAVVFPKDLIIPYVNDSKKLTETKREELFNHIMCEAISVGFGSVDNSRIDEINILESTFEAMRQAVSELNVKPDIVLVDGNKKIPGLDITQHALVGGDAKCLSIAAASIVAKVVRDRYMKEMDIKYPMYDFASNKGYGSKKHINGIKEFGISPIHRRTFVHN from the coding sequence ATGAAAAATATTTCGGAGATTAGGGATGAATGTGCAAGATGTGGCATTCATAACTTGGGTGAATTTGTTACTAACTATAGTTTAGATGAGAGAAGTGGTGTAAAAAAGCTTGTCGAGAAGGCAAGGAAGATGCTTGCAGATTACGAACTTGAAATAATGAGAATCAATTCGATGTCAAAGTTTGAAAGGCAATTTTGTGAACACGGATACATTTGCGGTGTTGATGAGGTAGGCAGGGGACCGCTTGCAGGACCTGTGGTTGCGGCTGCTGTAGTATTTCCCAAAGACCTAATCATACCTTATGTAAATGATTCCAAGAAACTTACTGAAACTAAGAGGGAAGAGCTTTTCAATCATATAATGTGTGAGGCTATCAGCGTAGGCTTTGGCAGTGTAGACAATAGCAGAATAGATGAAATCAACATTTTGGAATCGACTTTTGAAGCGATGAGGCAGGCTGTATCGGAGTTAAATGTTAAGCCTGACATAGTTTTAGTAGATGGCAACAAGAAGATACCGGGCCTTGATATCACACAGCACGCCCTGGTCGGAGGAGATGCAAAATGTCTCTCAATAGCTGCAGCCAGCATAGTTGCAAAGGTTGTAAGAGACAGGTACATGAAGGAAATGGATATAAAATATCCAATGTATGATTTTGCATCAAACAAAGGCTATGGCTCTAAAAAGCATATAAACGGAATCAAAGAATTTGGAATTTCTCCTATACACAGGAGAACCTTTGTACATAATTAG
- a CDS encoding EscU/YscU/HrcU family type III secretion system export apparatus switch protein, with amino-acid sequence MEKKKDVKTAVALAYDTESGDAPYVIAAGKGALAEKIIAESKKSDIPQYEDEKLAKSLSQLEIGENIPPELYEVVAQVLLFVDKMDRIKSAVAEKRDRK; translated from the coding sequence ATGGAAAAGAAAAAAGATGTAAAAACCGCTGTAGCCCTTGCGTACGATACAGAAAGCGGAGATGCGCCTTATGTAATAGCGGCTGGAAAAGGAGCTTTGGCTGAGAAAATAATTGCTGAGTCAAAAAAGAGTGATATACCGCAGTATGAAGACGAAAAGCTTGCCAAATCCCTCTCTCAGCTTGAAATTGGTGAGAATATACCACCTGAGCTATATGAAGTGGTGGCTCAGGTACTTCTCTTTGTGGATAAAATGGATAGAATCAAGTCAGCTGTCGCTGAAAAGAGAGATAGGAAGTGA
- the rpsP gene encoding 30S ribosomal protein S16: MVKIRLMRMGYKRHPFYRVVVADERVAQHGNFIAQVGTYDPNKEPSAININAEEAKKWIANGAKPTEVVAKLLKKAGITE, translated from the coding sequence ATGGTAAAGATTAGATTGATGAGAATGGGATATAAGAGACATCCTTTCTATAGAGTAGTGGTTGCTGATGAGAGAGTAGCTCAGCACGGTAACTTCATTGCTCAGGTAGGAACTTATGATCCAAATAAGGAGCCAAGTGCAATCAATATCAATGCTGAAGAGGCTAAGAAGTGGATTGCTAACGGTGCTAAGCCTACTGAGGTTGTAGCTAAGCTCTTAAAGAAAGCCGGTATAACTGAGTAA
- a CDS encoding ISLre2 family transposase — MTNAIVKEKKISFKTLEKKIFEEACKLAREHTKIILENYDDILSKERDTSKYRNKGKRKTSIRTVYGDVEYERRVYQTRLRDGTKAHVYLLDEQMGMEKIGLISTNLAEKIANSVTELPYRASAEMLSSSTGQTISAGGVWNIAQKLGQRITSEEDLDVKKMKAGRPDGKREIGVLFEEMDGVWLSMQGRGHKRMGKKEMKVFTMYEGWDAEKEKEGRSTLVEKVVFAGMDGSSGFHNKREAVIQKKYNPDEIGRRILNGDGGSWIKEPYDDEAVFQLDRYHIYQEILRKISSKAVQKDIRRLFDSEKIEEMFAYIREYIRVSKSEDESDKTCKKAEELYAYLHNNREGLLPYYKRGIKLPEPVEGIIYKNMGIQETQNCTLITLRMKHRRMRWSESGADNLAKLLCRKENKDLIETVCRYSGELIFDESQSEIKEPLSASKSPLRDGKGLPYMEVGRGSLPLTGTPLTAGRKALRNFILGN; from the coding sequence ATGACTAATGCTATTGTAAAAGAAAAAAAGATTTCATTCAAGACCTTAGAGAAGAAAATTTTTGAAGAGGCCTGCAAGCTTGCCAGGGAACACACTAAAATCATACTTGAAAACTATGATGATATTCTTTCAAAAGAGAGGGATACTTCTAAATATAGGAATAAAGGAAAGAGAAAGACTTCGATAAGAACCGTATATGGAGATGTCGAGTATGAAAGAAGGGTGTACCAGACAAGGCTTAGAGATGGAACGAAAGCCCATGTTTATCTTCTTGATGAACAAATGGGTATGGAGAAGATAGGCTTAATATCTACTAATCTTGCAGAGAAGATCGCCAATTCAGTTACGGAACTCCCGTACAGGGCATCTGCTGAGATGTTAAGCTCTTCTACAGGACAGACCATAAGTGCGGGAGGCGTGTGGAATATAGCCCAGAAGCTTGGCCAGAGGATAACATCAGAGGAAGACCTTGATGTGAAGAAGATGAAGGCAGGCAGACCTGATGGGAAAAGGGAAATCGGAGTTCTTTTTGAGGAAATGGATGGAGTATGGCTTTCGATGCAGGGCAGAGGGCATAAACGCATGGGTAAAAAGGAGATGAAGGTCTTTACCATGTATGAAGGCTGGGATGCGGAGAAGGAAAAGGAAGGGCGCAGCACTCTAGTGGAGAAAGTGGTGTTTGCAGGCATGGATGGAAGCAGCGGATTCCACAATAAAAGAGAGGCCGTGATACAGAAGAAATATAACCCTGACGAAATAGGCAGGCGTATCTTAAATGGAGATGGTGGCAGCTGGATAAAAGAGCCTTATGATGACGAGGCGGTGTTTCAGCTTGACAGATACCATATTTATCAGGAAATTTTAAGGAAAATAAGCAGTAAAGCTGTACAAAAGGATATACGAAGGCTCTTTGATTCTGAGAAGATTGAAGAAATGTTTGCTTATATACGTGAGTATATAAGAGTAAGTAAAAGCGAAGATGAAAGCGATAAAACCTGTAAAAAAGCCGAGGAACTGTACGCCTACCTTCACAATAACAGAGAAGGGCTGCTGCCGTACTACAAGCGGGGAATAAAACTCCCAGAACCTGTAGAAGGCATCATTTATAAAAACATGGGTATACAGGAAACACAAAACTGTACACTGATAACGCTGAGAATGAAGCACAGGCGCATGAGATGGTCAGAATCAGGAGCTGATAACCTTGCGAAGCTTCTGTGCAGGAAAGAAAACAAAGACCTTATAGAGACCGTCTGCCGTTACTCTGGGGAATTGATATTTGATGAGAGTCAGAGCGAGATAAAAGAGCCTCTCAGCGCTTCAAAATCACCGTTACGAGACGGTAAAGGGCTTCCATATATGGAAGTAGGCAGAGGAAGCCTTCCACTAACCGGTACGCCATTAACAGCAGGTAGAAAGGCATTAAGAAATTTTATACTTGGCAACTAA
- the lepB gene encoding signal peptidase I translates to MADNKYDQNKDMIEDSLDFCKDIQRYYELEEVDKLDFRGYSHRKESPKETKVETIVVTKETNNDEAGLRVYTKIVAIILFALIFVRIVNAYIVEETIVSGTSMNPTLQGSDTLLIDKIFYKIGDLKRFDVIVFDYNESALYIKRIIGLPGDRIKINDGHVYINGSLLNDDPLINDKMTYAGIAENEITLGEDEYFVLGDNRNNSYDSRYEQVGVVKGKYIIGRVWLRIFPISKFGSVN, encoded by the coding sequence ATGGCTGATAACAAATATGATCAGAACAAGGATATGATCGAAGACAGTTTGGATTTTTGTAAGGATATACAAAGATACTATGAACTCGAGGAAGTAGACAAGCTGGATTTTAGAGGTTATTCACATAGAAAGGAAAGCCCAAAGGAAACAAAGGTTGAAACTATTGTTGTAACTAAAGAAACCAACAATGATGAAGCAGGACTGAGGGTTTATACTAAAATAGTAGCTATAATACTGTTTGCATTGATTTTTGTGAGAATTGTCAATGCATATATAGTTGAAGAAACCATAGTCAGCGGTACATCTATGAACCCTACCTTGCAGGGTTCAGATACTTTGCTGATAGATAAAATCTTTTATAAAATAGGTGATTTAAAAAGGTTTGACGTAATTGTTTTTGATTATAATGAGTCTGCCTTATATATAAAAAGGATTATAGGCCTCCCGGGTGACAGGATTAAGATAAATGACGGGCATGTATATATCAATGGGAGTTTACTAAATGATGATCCTCTTATAAATGATAAGATGACTTATGCAGGTATTGCTGAAAATGAAATAACGTTAGGGGAAGACGAATACTTTGTCTTAGGCGATAATAGGAACAACAGCTACGATTCCAGATATGAACAGGTTGGGGTTGTAAAAGGTAAATACATAATCGGAAGAGTATGGCTTAGGATTTTCCCTATTTCAAAGTTTGGGAGTGTTAATTAA
- the pcp gene encoding pyroglutamyl-peptidase I produces MKLLLTAFTPFGGESINPALEAVKEVKDKIANLDIIKLEVPTVFNKSIQTVIEAMEKEKPDFVLCVGQAGGRAGITPERVAINVDDARIPDNDGNQPIDRTIYLDGENAYFSNLPVKAMVEAIKKAGLTSSLSNSAGTYVCNHLMYGVLYHIDKIYKGMKGGFIHVPYIPEQTVDKPDKPSMPLNDIVRGLEATISAIAENKEDISVVGGAEC; encoded by the coding sequence ATGAAGCTGTTACTCACAGCCTTTACACCATTTGGAGGAGAAAGCATTAATCCTGCTCTGGAAGCAGTAAAAGAGGTTAAAGATAAGATAGCTAATCTGGATATAATTAAGCTTGAAGTTCCAACTGTATTTAATAAGTCTATTCAAACTGTAATAGAAGCTATGGAAAAAGAAAAGCCTGACTTTGTGCTCTGTGTAGGGCAAGCAGGTGGGAGAGCGGGTATTACTCCTGAAAGGGTTGCAATCAATGTAGATGATGCCAGAATCCCAGATAATGACGGTAATCAGCCTATAGACAGAACTATTTACCTTGACGGAGAAAATGCATACTTTTCCAACCTTCCTGTAAAAGCTATGGTTGAAGCTATAAAAAAAGCAGGATTAACATCAAGCCTTTCCAATTCTGCTGGCACCTATGTGTGCAATCACTTGATGTATGGTGTGTTATATCATATTGATAAAATATATAAAGGAATGAAGGGAGGCTTCATCCATGTTCCGTATATACCCGAGCAGACAGTAGATAAGCCTGATAAACCTTCCATGCCACTTAATGACATTGTGAGAGGACTTGAAGCTACGATAAGTGCAATTGCTGAAAACAAAGAGGACATAAGTGTTGTAGGTGGTGCTGAGTGTTAA
- the rplS gene encoding 50S ribosomal protein L19 yields MNELIREIEKEQLKSNVDEFRVGDTVKVHAKVKEGQRERIQIFEGTVLKRQGGGARETFTVRKLSGGVGVERTWPVHSPNVDRIEVVRHGKVRRAKLTFLRGRVGKSAKLKEV; encoded by the coding sequence ATGAACGAATTAATCAGAGAGATTGAAAAAGAACAGCTCAAATCAAACGTGGATGAATTCAGAGTAGGTGATACTGTTAAAGTTCACGCAAAGGTAAAGGAAGGTCAGAGAGAAAGAATTCAGATCTTCGAAGGAACTGTACTTAAGAGACAGGGTGGCGGCGCAAGAGAGACTTTCACAGTTAGAAAGCTTTCAGGCGGCGTAGGTGTAGAAAGAACCTGGCCTGTACATTCTCCAAACGTTGACAGAATCGAAGTTGTTCGTCACGGTAAGGTAAGAAGAGCTAAACTTACATTCCTCCGTGGAAGAGTTGGTAAGTCAGCTAAGCTTAAAGAGGTATAA